CCGCGCACCGCGGCTCGCCGTGTGGAAGTTCTCCTCCTGCGACGGCTGCCAGCTCACCCTGCTGGACGCCGAGGACGAGCTGCTGCCGCTGGCCGGCCGGGTGGAGATCGCCTACTTCCTGGAGGCGAGCCGGCACCAGGAGCCGGGGCCCTACGACCTGTCGCTGGTCGAGGGGTCGATCGCGACGCCGGAGGACGAGGAGCGGATCCGCCGGGTCCGCGCCGACTCCCGGTACCTGGTGGTGATCGGCGCCTGCGCAACCGCCGGCGGCATCCAGGCGCTGCGCAACCTCGCCGACGTGAAGGAGTACGCGCGGACGGTGTACGCCCGGCCGGACTACATCCGCACCCTGGACCGCTCGCGTCCGGTCTCCGACTACGTCCCGGTCGACTTCGAGCTGCGCGGCTGTCCGATCGACAAGGGCCAGCTCCTTGAGGTGGTCTGCGCGTTCCTCGCCGGACGGCGGCCGGACATCCCGGACCAGAGCGTCTGCTTCGCCTGCAAGGCGCGCGGCACGGTGTGCGTCACCACCGCCCACGGGATCCCCTGCCTCGGGCCGGTCACCCACGCCGGCTGCGGCGCCATCTGCCCGGCGTACGGGCGGGGCTGCTACGGCTGCTTCGGTCCGGTGACCGGCGCGCGTACCGACGCGCTGCTGCCGCTGCTGCGCCGGGACGGGCTCGGCGAACGGGAGATCGTCCGGTTCTACCGCACCTTCAACGCCGAGGCCCCGGCCTTCGCCGCCGCGGCCCGCCGGGCCGGCGGTCAGGACGAGGCCGGCGAGCGGGACAGGGCCGGCGAGCGGGACAGGGCCGGCGAAGAAGACAGCGCATCGGAGCACGAGGAGAGCGAAGGGGAGGGCGGAGCCGCATGACGCACCGCAGCGAGCGACTGCTCGGCGTCAGCGCACTGGCGCGGGTGGAGGGCGAGGGGGCGATGCGGGTCACCGTCCGCGACGGCCGGGTGGAGGACGTGCGGCTGAGCATCTACGAGCCGCCGCGCTTCTTCGAGGCCTTCCTGCGCGGCCGGGCCTGGACGGAACCGCCCGACATCACCGCCCGGATCTGCGGCATCTGCCCGGTCGCCTACCAGCTCACCGCCTGCGCGGCGATCGAGGACGCCTGCGGGGTGGCGGTGCACCGGGAGGAGCCCGGGATCGCCGCCCTGCGCCGGCTGCTCTACTGCGGCGAATGGATCGAGAGCCACACCCTCCACGTCTACCTGCTGCACGCCCCCGACTTCCTCGGTCTGCCGGACGCCCTCACCCTGGCCCGCACCGAACGGGCCACCGTGGAGCGCGGACTGCGGCTGAAGAAGGCAGGCAACGACCTGCTGGAGACCCTCGGCGGGCGCGCCATCCACCCGGTCAACGTCCGCCTCGGCGGCTTCCACCGGCTGCCCACCGGTGCCGAACTCGCCCGTTTGGAACGTCAGTTGACGCAGGCCCGGCGGGACGCCGAGGAGGCCCTGGAGTGGGTCGGCGGCTTCGACTTCCCCGAGCTGGAGATCGAACACGCGCTGCTCGCCCTCAGCGAGCCGGACCGCTACGCGATCGACACCGGCACCCCGCTCGCCGAGCCCGGCGGCGCCTTCCCGGTCCGCGACTTCGAGCGGCATGTGACGGAGCACCAGGTCGCCCACTCCACCGCCCTCCAGGCGGACCTGGACGGCCGCCGCCACCTGTGCGGGCCGCTCGCCCGCTGGAACCTCAACCACCGCAGACTGCCGGCGGCCGTCCAGGCCGCGGCCGCCGGCGCCGGCCTCGGCGGCCGCTGCACCAACCCCTTCCGCTCCATCGTGGTCAGGGCCGCCGAGGTGCTGTGGGCGGTGGACGAGTCGCTGCGGATCATCGCCGACTACCGCCCGCCGAGCCGCCCGCACCTGGAGGTCCCGCCGCGGGCCGGGATCGGGTACGCGGCCACCGAGGCACCCCGGGGCACCCTCTACCACCGCTACGAGCTGGACGCCGAGGGCGGCGTCCGCTCCGCGGTGATCGTCCCGCCGACCGCGCAGAACCAGCGCGCCGTCGAGTCCGACCTCCGCGACTTCGTCCAGGCCCGGCTGGATCTCGACGACGCCGAGCTGACCCGGCAGTGCGAGCAGGCGATCCGCAACTACGACCCGTGCATCTCCTGCGCCGCGCACTTCCTCGACCTCACCGTGGACCGGGGGTGAGCGGCGTGGCCGGGCCGGAGCGCGCGGAGGCGGTGCTGATCGGGATCGGCAGCGAGTTCCGCAGGGACGACGGGGTCGCGATGGCGGTACTGGCCGCGATCACGGACGACGGCGAGCCGGGCGACCCGGCCTTCGACCGGGTGGTGCTCTGCGACGGCGAGCCGACCCGGGTGATCGAGGCCTGGCAGGACGCCGGACTCGCGGTCGTGGTCGACGCCGTCCACGCCCACCCCGGCGAGCCCGGCCGGATCCACCAGCTCGCCTTCACCCCCCAGCCGGGGGCGGAGAACGGCTGGGCCCCGGAGCAGGAGGGCGCGGCCTCGACGGGCGCGGCCTCGACCGGTGCGGCCTCGACCGGTGCGGCCGCAACCGGCGGTGCCAACGCGGCCGGCACCCACGGCCTCGGGCTGGGCGACGCCGCCGCCCTCGGTGCGGCCCTCGGGCTGATGCCCGAGCGACTGGTGGTGATCGGCGTCGAGGGCCAGGACTTCGACCTCGGCCCCGGCCTGAGCCCGCCGGTCGCCGCGGCCGTTCCGGCGGCCGCCGGCCGGATCCGCCGCCTCCTCCTCGACCATCACCGGGCCGGCCGGGCGGGGGGATCGGCGTCATGACGAACCGTCGACCGCCCTCCCGGGAGGTCTCCCGCGAGGAGCGGGCGGTACGGCTGGTGGAGGTCTTCGGCACCGTGCAGGGCGTCGGCTACCGCCCGTTCGTCCACAGGCTGGCCACCGAGCTCGGACTGGACGGCTGGGTGCGCAACGAGGACGGCCACCTGGTCGGCCTGGTGGCCGGTCCGCCGGAGGCCGTGCGGCGGTTCGCGGACGGGCTGCGCAGCCAGGCGCCGCCGCTGGCCCGGGTGGACCGGGTGCACTGCACCGAACCCGCCCGCGCGGGCTCCCGCTCCGGCGGCCGGTTCCCGATGCCCTCGACGGCCGGAGCGGGTTTCAGCGTGCTGCCCAGCGTCCCGCGCGCCGCACGCCCGCAGCCCGGCGGCGCCCCGGCGCTGCGGGAGATCCCGCCGGACACCGCGACCTGCCCGGACTGCCTCCGCGAACTCCTCGACCCGGCCGACCGGCGGTACCGCTACCCCTTCGTCAACTGCACCGCCTGCGGCCCCCGCGCCACCATCATCGACGACCTGCCCTACGACCGGGCGCGCACCGCCATGCACGGCTTCCCGCTCTGCGACGCCTGCGCCGCCGAGTACGCCGACCCGGCCGACCGCCGCTTCCACGCCGAGCCCGTCGCCTGCCCGGCCTGCGGCCCCCGCCTGGAGTGGCGGGCCGAGGGCGGCCCCTTCGCGCCCGCCGGACGGGCGTACCGGGAGGCCGCGCTGGCCGCCGCCGAGGACGCGATCGCGGCCGGGGCGATCGTCGCCCTCAAGGGCCTCGGCGGCTACCAGTTGGTCTGCGACGCCGGCCGGCCCGCGGCGGTGCGCCGGCTGCGGGCGCTCAAGCACCGGCCGGCCAAGCCGTTCGCGGTGATGGTCCGCGATCTGGACGCGGCGTCCGCGCTCTCCGCCCTTCTCCCCCCGGAGGCGCGGACGCTGCTCGCCTCACCGGCGCGGCCGATCGTCCTGGTGCCCCGCCGGCCGGGCACCGCGCTGGCGGCGGGCGTCCACCCGGGGGTCTCCCGGGTCGGGCTGTTCCTCCCGGCCACCCCGCTGCACCACCTCCTCCTCCGCGACCTCGCCCGGCCGCTCGTGGTGACCAGCGGCAACCGCGCCGACGAGCCGATCGCGATCGACGACCAGGACGCCCTGGAGCGGCTCTCCGGAATCGCCGACGGCTTCCTCGGCCACGACCGGCCGATCCGCGCCCGCTACGACGACTCGGTGGTCCAGCTGGCCGCCGGAGCGCCCGCGGTGCTCCGCCGGGCCCGCGGCTACGCCCCCGCCCCGCTGCCGCTCCCGGTGCCCGCGGCCGAACCGGTGCTGGCGATGGGCGCGCAGCTCAAGCACACCTTCGCGGTGGCCCACGGACCGGCCGCGGTGCTCTCCCCCCATCTGGGCGACCTCGCCGACGAGGACACCCGGGAGGCGTTCCGGCTGACCCGGCGTCGACTCGGCGCCCTCCTCGGCTGCCCGCCGCCGCGGATCGCCGCCCACGACCTCCACCCCGGCTACACCTCCACCTCGATCGCCGTCGCCGGCCGGCCGGCCTCGGCCCGCGTCCCCGTGCAGCACCACCACGCCCACCTCGCCGCCTGCGCCGCCGAGCACGGCCTGACCGGCCGCTTCATCGGCGTGGCCTACGACGGCCTGGGCTACGGGGACGACGGGACGCTCTGGGGCGGGGAGATCCTCCTCGCCGACCTGGGCGGGTACCGGCGCCTCGGCCGGTTCGCCCGGGCGCCGCTGCCCGGCGGCGAGTCCGCGGTCCGGCGTCCGGGCCGGACCGCGCTGGGCCACCTCCTCGGCCTGGAACCGCTCGGCGGTCCGGCCCTGCTGCCGGAGGCACTCGCCGAGGCCGGCGCCCGGCTGCTGGACGGCGGGTCCGGACCGGCCCTGATGCGGATGATCCGGCGGGGCGTCAACTGCCCCCAGGCCTCCAGCGCGGGCCGGCTCTTCGACACGGCCGCCGCCCTCCTCGGACTGGCCGGGGAGACCGTCGGCTACGAGGGCGAGGCGGCGATCGCCGTCGAGGAGGCCGCCCGCTCCCAGCCGGCCTCCGTCGCCGCGCTGCCCTGGCGGCTCAGCCGCACCGGCCTGGCGCCGGACGGCAGACCGGACGGCCTGTGGGTGTACGACCCGGCCCCGACGCTGGCCGCCCTGCTGGACGGGGTCGCCACCGGGCGCCCGGCCGGGCCGCTGGCCGCGGCCTTCCACTCCGCGCTCGTCGAGGCCACCTGCGCCCTGGTCGGCGAGGCCGTGCGGGAGACCGGACTGGACACCGTCTGCCTCTCCGGCGGCTGCTTCGCCAACGGCCGCCTCCTCCAGGGCGTCTCGGACTCGCTCGCCCGGGAGGGCCTGCGCGTTCTGAGCCCCCGTCAGGTCCCCTGCGGGGACGGCGGAATCAGCTACGGCCAGGCGGCGGTGGCCGCGGCCAGGATGAAGGGATGACCGCCATGTGCCTGGGTGTACCGGGCTTGATCACCGAGATCCACCAGGAGGCCGGACTGCCGGTCGGCACCGTCGACTTCGGCGGCCTGCGCCGTTCGGCCTGCCTCTCCTGCACCCCGGAGGCGGCGGTCGGCGACTACGTCATCGTCCACGTCGGCTTCGCGATCACCATGGTCGACGAGGCCGAGGCCAGGCGGACGCTGGAGGTGCTGCGGGCCATCGACGCCACGGACGGCTCGCTGCGGACCGAGCTGGGCGAGGCGGCCGAACCGCCGGCCGAACCGCCGGCCGAACCGCCGCGCGAACCGCGGGACCTCGCGGACGCGGGAGGCGACGCGGCGTGAAGTACCTCGACGAGTACCGCGACCCACGGCTCGCCCGCCGCCTGCTGGCCGAGCTGACCGCGACCGCCACCCGCCCCTGGCGGATCATGGAGGTCTGCGGCGGCCAGACCCACACCCTGGTCCGCCAGGGCATCGACGACCTCCTGCCGGCCGGGATCCGGATGATCCACGGCCCGGGCTGCCCGGTCTGCGTCACCCCGCTCGAGGTGCTGGACCGCGCCCACGCCATCGCGGCCCGCCCCGGCACCGTCCTCACCAGCTTCGGCGACATGCTGCGGGTGCCCGGCTCGCACACCGACCTCCTCGCCCTGCGGGCCCGGGGCGCCGACGTCCGCCCCGTCTACTCCCCGATGGACGCGGTGCGGATCGCCGCCGCCGAGCCGGACCGCCAGGTGGTCTTCCTCGCCGTCGGCTTCGAGACCACCGCCCCGGCCAACGCGCTGGCCGTCCAGCTCGCCGGCCGGCTGGGCCTGGAGAACTTCTCGGTGCTGGTCAGCCATGTGCTGGTGCCGCCCGCGATGACCGCGCTGCTCCAGGACCCGGACTGCGAGGTGCAGGGCTTCCTGGCCGCCGGGCACGTCTGCGCGGTGATGGGCTGGCGGGCCTACGAGCCGATCGCCGCCCGCTACCGGGTGCCGATCACGGTCACCGGCTTCGAACCGCTGGACCTGCTGGAGGGCATCCTGATGACGGTCCGTCAGCTGGAGGAGGGCCGCGCCGAGGTGGAGAACCAGTACACCCGGGCGGTCCGCAGGGACGGCAACACCGCGGCCCAGCGGGCGGTGGCCGAGGTCTTCCGGGTCGCCGACCGGCCCTGGCGCGGTCTCGGCCCGATCCCGGCCTCCGGGCTCGTCCTGGCCCCGGCGTACGCCCGGTTCGACGCCGCCGAGCGGTTCCAGGCGACCGAGACCGCGACCCGGGAGGACCCGGAGTGCATCGCCGGGCAGATCCTCACCGGCGCCCGCGTCCCCACCGACTGCCCCGCCTACGGCACCCGCTGCACCCCGCGCAGCCCGCTGGGGGCGCCGATGGTCTCCGGAGAGGGCACCTGCGCCGCCTACCACGCCGCCGGCAAGGAGAGGACCTCGCGATGACCGACGGAGACACCCCGGGCCTGCTCGCCTCCGGCGCGCTCACCCCCGGCGCGCTCGCCCCCGGCGCGGGCCTCGCCTGCCCCGCGCCCGCCGACGCCCGCCGGGGCCTCGGCGAGGACGCCGTGGTGCTCCTCGGGCACGGCGCCGGCGGGCGGCTCAGCGAGGAGCTGCTGCGGGGCGTCCTGCTGCCCGCGATGGCGGACGGCGGCGAGCCGGCGACCGCCGCCCCGATCCTGGAGGACGCCGCCGTGCTGCCCGGCGGGCCCGCCGAACTGGTCTTCAGCACCGACGCGTTCGTCGTCGACCCGCTCTTCTTCCCCGGCGGCGACATCGGTTCGCTCGCCGTCCACGGCACCGTCAACGACGTGGCGATGATGGGCGCCGAGCCGTTCGCGCTGGCGCTGGCACTGATCGTGGAGGAGGGGCTGCCGATCCCGGTGCTCGACCGGGTGGCCCGCTCCGTGGGCCGCGCGGCCCGGGCCGCCGGGGTGCGGGTGGTCACCGGGGACACCAAGGTGGTCGGCCGCGGCTCCGCGGACGGCCTCTACCTCACCACCACCGGCCTGGGCCGACGGCTGCCCGGGATCCGGCCCTCGGCGGCCGCCGCCCGACCCGGGGACGAGGTGCTGATCTCCGGACCGATCGGGCTGCACGGCACCACCGTCCTCAGCACCCGCGAGGGCCTCGGCTTCGAGGCCGACATCGCCTCCGACAGCCGCCCCCTCCACACCCTGGTCAAGGCCCTCGCGGAGGCCGTCCCAGACGCCGTCCGCACCCTCCGCGACCCCACCCGCGGGGGAGTAGCGGCCTCGCTCAACGAGATCGCCCGGGACTCGAGCGCCGCCGCCGGGCGGCCGGTCGGCATCGAACTCGACGAGTCCGCCCTGCCGGTGCCCGCCCCGGTCGCCGCCGCCTGCGAGATCCTCGGCCTGGACGTGCTCCACGTCGCCAACGAGGGCTGCCTGCTGGCCTTCGTCCGCCCGGACAGGGCGGCGGACGCCCTCGCCGCGCTCCGCTCCGCGCCCGGCGGCGCGGGTGCCGGCGCGGCCAGGATCGGCCGGGTCACCGACGCCGGGCGGGTGGTGCTGCACACCCTCCTCGGCTCCCGCCGCACGGTCGAGATGCCGACCGGCGAGCAGCTTCCCCGCATCTGCTGACGATTGGTCAAGCCATGTCCCACAGCACCCCGTACCAGGTACGCACCGCCGTTCCGGGACCCCGCGCCGCCGGTCAGGGGACGAGCGCGGACGCCTTCCGCAAGGCGGCCGGGCTCGTCGACGCCAAGACCATCGGCCTGGACGACGCCCTCCGCCGGGTCACCGGCGCCCAGCTGGGCGAGCTGCTGCTGCCCCGCTTCGGTCCGCCGGAGCCCGGGCGGGGGCGGCGGCCGCTGCTCACCCGGGGCGTCCCGGCCGCGCCCGGGGCGGCCACCGGCACCGCGGTCTTCGACCCGGTCGCCGCCGTCGACCAGGCCGCCGCCGGCGAGCGGGTGGTGCTGATCCGGGCCCGGACCACCGCGGCCGACCTGCCGGGCATCCTGGTCGCCGACGCCGTGGTCATCACCGGCGCCGACCGCCTGGCCGGCTCCGCCGCCGCCCTCGCCCGCGGCCTGGGCACCCCCTGCGTGGCCGGCGCCGCCGACCTGAGGATCGACCCGGCCGCCCGCCGGGCGCTGCTGCCGGACGGCCGGGTACTGGTGGAGGGCGACCAGGTGTCCGTGGACGGCGGAACGGGGGAGCTGCGGCTCGGCGCCGAACCGCTGGCGCCCTCCCCGGTCGCCCACTACCTGGCCACCGGCGAGACCCACCCGGCCGACGTCCCGCTGGTCTCCGCGGTCAGCCAGCTGCTCACCCACGCGGACCGGGTGCGCCGGCTCGGCGTCCGCGCCGACGCCGACACCGCCGCCGAGGCCCGCCAGGCCCGGCTGCTCGGCGCCGACGGGGTCGGGCTCTGCCGTACCGAGCGGGCCTTCCGCGGCCCGGCCCGCACCCTGGTCGAGGAGGCCGTGCTGGCCGGCTCCGACGAGGCCCGCCGGCGCGCCCTGGCCGAGCTCCTCCCCGTGCAGCGGGCCCAACTCGCCGGTGTGCTCGGCGAGATGGACCGCAGACCTGTGGCCGTCCGGCTGTTCGACGCGCCCCTCGGCCGGTTCCTGCCGGACCGCACCGCCCTCGCCGTCCACCTGGCCACCCTGGCCGCCGCCGGGAGCCCGCAGGACCCGCACGAGGTCGCCCAGCTCGCCGCCGCCGATCGGGTGCACGAGCACAACCCGATGCTCGGGCTGCGCGGCGCCCGTCTCGCGCTGACCTGGCCGGAGCTGCTGGAGGTCCAGGTGCGGGCGCTGGCCGGGGCGGTCGCCGAGTGCCGGGCCGCGGGCGGCGAGCCCAGGCCGGAGCTGCTGGTGCCGCTGGTCGCCTCGTCGGTGGAGACGGAGCTGATCCGGGACCGGGTGCGGCGGATCCTGGACGCCACCGCGGGGGAGTCGGGCGGCACCGTCGACCTGCGGATCGGCGCGGTGCTGGAACTGCCGCGGGCCACCGTCACCGCCGACCGGATCGCCGGCACCGCGGACTTCTTCGCCTTCGGCACCGACGACCTCACCCAGACCGTCTGGGGCCTGTCCCGGGAGGACGCCGAGGCCGGGATCCTGCCGGAGTACCTGGAGCGCGGCATCCTCGCCGCCTCCCCGTTCGAGTCGCTGGACGGGGCCGGGGTCGGCCACCTGATCAGCCGCGCGCTGCGGGCCGCCCGCCGGGTCGACCCGGGGCTGCGGGCCGGGGTCTACGGCAGCCACGGCTCGGACGCCGCCTCGATCCGGTTCTTCCACACCACCGGTGTCGACCACGTCTCCTGCCGCCCGCAGCGGGTGCCGGTGGCCCGTCTCGAGGCCGGCCGGGCGGCGCTGGGCCACCTCGACTGAGCGCTGTTCGCGCGATCGACCGTCCGCCCCCGTCCGCCCGTCCGCCCGCCCGCCCGGGCGGGCGGTGCGGGCCGACCGGCCCACCGCCCGTGCCCGGTGGGCACCAGCGCGGCAGGGTCGCCGAGCGGGACGGTGGTCCCAGGAACCTGAGGACCGAGGAGAGGAGCCGACGATGGCCGTACCCGTCCCCGGCGACCCCGTGCGGAAAGAGCAGCCAGCCGCGGACCGGCCGCGCCCGGAGAAGGTGGAGAGGGTCGAGTCGGGCGTCATCCTGCCCGAGTCCGACACCGCCCCGCGCAGGCCGGCGGGCCCGCACCACACCACGGTCGGCGAGGTGATGAAGCAGCCGGTGGTGGCCGTCGACCCGAGGGTGGACTACGCCACCGCGGTCGCCGCCGCCCACCGGCACCACCACGACGTGCTGCCGGTGATCGACGAGCAGCAGCACGTGATGGGCGTGGTCTGCGCCTCCGACCTGCTGGCCAAGCTGGCCGTGCAGGCGCTGCCGCCGCGCTCGCGGGTCTTCGAGTCGCGCGATGTGCGCGGCATCCGCCGGCGCGCCCGGGCGGTGGAGACCGGGGAGTTGATGACTCGTCCGGCGATCACCGTCGGCGTCTCCACCACGGTCGCCGACGCCGCCCTGGTCGCGGTCCGGCACCGGGTGCACCACCTGCCGGTGGTCGACGAGAAGCGCCGGCTGACCGGCATGGTCTGCCTCTGCGACCTGCTGGACGTGGAGCGCCGGAGCGACGAGGAGATCGCGGCGGAGGTCCGCGAGGTGGCGCTGGCCCCGGACAGTGGGCTGATCTCGGCCACCCTCGACGTCCGCTGCGAGCACGGCCGGGTGATCCTGGACGGGCGCACCGTCCGGCGCAGCCAGGCCGAGCGGCTGCGGCAGCGGGCGCTGACGGTCGAGGGCGTGGTCGACGTCCGCGACCAGCTGCGCTGGGAGCTGGACGACATCGGCACCGGCCCGGCCGACACCAAGGTCGCGTGGTGAGCCGGGTTCCGCCTCCGCCGGCCCGGCGCCGCGCGGAGGCGGAACGCCCCGCCCTGACGCACCATGACCGTGGAGATCCCGCCGGCAGAGGAAGGCCCCGCACCATGGAGTACGCCATCGCCGCCCGTATCGACCAGCCCTTCGAGGAGGCCGTGCCGCGCGTCCGGGCCGCCCTGGCCGACCAGGGCTTCGGCGTCCTCACCGAGATCGACGTGCAGGCCACCCTGCGCGCCAAGCTGGACGTCGGCACCGAGCCCTATCTGATCCTGGGCGCCTGCAACCCGCCGCTCGCCCACCGGGCGCTGGAGGCCGACCGGCGGATCGGCCTGCTGCTGCCCTGCAACGTCGTGGTCCGCGCCGACCCGGAGTCCTCCTCGGCCACCGTCGTCGAGGCCCTGGACCCGCAGGCGATGGTCGCCGTCAGCGGGCGGGCGGAGCTGAAGCCGGTGGCCGACGAGGCGGAACGGCGGTTGCGCGCGGCGCTGTCCGCGCTGTGAGCCCGGCCTGGTGATGTTCAGGGAGGCCGGGCTCGGGCCGGTTCAGGCCCGGTCGTCCGGCTGGTCCGGTATCCAGCTGCCGTGGAAGCCCAGCGGGATCCGCCGGGGCAGGTGGACCCGGGCGACCGGGGCGCCGGTGAAGTCCTGGGCGGAGAGGATCAGCAGGTCGGCGGCGTCCCGCTCGGGGTTGTGGGCGAAGGCCAGGACGTAGCCGTCGTCCTCGGCGGCGTCCGGTGACCGCGGCGCGAAGACCCCCTCGCCCACATAGGCCTCCCGGCCGAGGCGGTGCACCTCGCGGGTGCCGCGCAGGAGGTCGTACTTGACCAGCTCGTTGCCGAGGTCGGGGGTGGCCAGCGCGCTCGGCCCCTCGTCGGCGGTGCCGGGGGTGAAAAGGTCGACCAGGTCGGGGATCAGGGCGGTGTAGCCGTAGCGGTGCGGGCGGGACACGGTCCGCTCGTCCACCCGGGGGAACTCCTCGGAGGCGCCGCCGATCCGGTCGGTGCGCACCGAGCCGCCGGCCGGGTCCAGCGTCCAGCGGTCCAGCACCGGCTGCTCCGCCGAGTGCAGCCGCAGGGCGTCGAACCGGCCCGGGTAGCGCACGGTGTCGACCACCACCCGGCCGCCCTCGTCGTAGGCGTTGAGGGTGTGGAAGACGAAGCAGGGCTCCACCTCCAGCCAGCGGACGTCGGCCGCGGAACCGTCCCTTGGCAGCAGCCCGACCCGGGGCGGGTGGTCGTCGTTCCACTGGTACGGCAGCCGCTCGCCGGCCGCCGCCGCGTCCATGCTGAAGGTGACCGGCAGGTCGTAGAGGACCACGTACCTCTCGGTGAGGGCGAAGTCGTGGACCATCGGCCCGTCCGCCACCGGTACGTCGGTGGTGCGCACCACCCGGCCGGCCGCGTCGATCACGATGTGCTGGAGGTACTGCCAGCCGAAGAAGTAGGCCACGGCGTGCAGTTCGCCGGTGACCGGGTCCAGCTTGGTGTGCGCGGTGTAGCCGCCGGGGAGCCCGCCGTCGAAGTCGCAGGGCCCGAGGGTGTCCAGCTCGTAGCCCAGCTCGTACGGCCGGGAGCCGGCCTCCACGATCGCGAAGGTCCGGCCGGCGTGCCCGATCACATGGGTGTTGGGGGCGAAGTCCATCCCCGCGTGCACCGGGCCGCCCTTCCAGACCTCGCCGAGCCGCTCGGCCACGCGCTGCGAGCGCACCCAGCGGTTGCGGTACCACTCGGCCCGGCCGTCGCGCAGCCGCACGCCGTGCACCATGCCGTCCCCGACGAAGAGGTGGTGGCCGGCGGGGTCCTCAAGGCCCAGGGGGTTCGGGCCGTTGCGCAGGTAGCGTCCGTTCAGCTGGTCCGGGATGCGGCCGGTCACCGGCAGGTCGAAGGCGGTGACCTCCTCCCGCACGGGTGCGAAGGCGCCTTCCACGGCGCGGATATCGGTGGACATGGGTGGTCCCCTCCCTTGGTGGGCTGCGACGTCGCCGCCCGTGGCCGACCGGCGGCTCAGGCGAGGAGGTCGCCGCTGAGCGCGCTGAGCATCGCCTCCAGGCGCCGGGCGCCGTTGTCCGGGTCGAGATGGCCGGCCAGTTCGAGGCTGACCAGCCCGTGCAGCGCGGCCCACAGCGTCTCGGCTACCTGCTGCGGGTCGCCCGGCTTGAGCACTCCGGCCTCCATGGCGGCGCGGACGGCCCGTACCGGGAAGTCGAAGGTGATGTGCGAGCGGTGGGTCCCTGGGTCGGTCCGGCGGCCGGAGACGGCCCGGGCGCCGAACATCACCTGGTAGTAGTGGGGTTCGGAGAGCGCGTAGTCCCGGTAGGCGTGGCCGAGTTCGACCAGCCGGGTCCGCGGGTCCGCGGACCGCACGGCCGCCCGCAGCGCGCCCTCGAAGCGGGCGAAGCCCTCCTCGCAGAGTGCCTCGACCAGGCCCTCCTTGCTGCCGAACATGGTGTACAGCACCTTGGTGGAGGCCCCCACGCTCCCCGCCACCCGGCGCATGCTCAGCGCCGCCGCGCCCTCGCTCCCGAGCAGCCCGGAGGCCGCGTCGAGGACGGCCGTGCGCAGCGCCGCCTGCCCGGCCTCCTGGGCCTTCCGATAGGCACCCGCCCCCGCCGCCCTCGCCATGGAAACACCGTTTCTGTGGGGTAACACCGTTTCTACGCCCGCCGGGCG
This DNA window, taken from Phaeacidiphilus oryzae TH49, encodes the following:
- the hypE gene encoding hydrogenase expression/formation protein HypE; this translates as MTDGDTPGLLASGALTPGALAPGAGLACPAPADARRGLGEDAVVLLGHGAGGRLSEELLRGVLLPAMADGGEPATAAPILEDAAVLPGGPAELVFSTDAFVVDPLFFPGGDIGSLAVHGTVNDVAMMGAEPFALALALIVEEGLPIPVLDRVARSVGRAARAAGVRVVTGDTKVVGRGSADGLYLTTTGLGRRLPGIRPSAAAARPGDEVLISGPIGLHGTTVLSTREGLGFEADIASDSRPLHTLVKALAEAVPDAVRTLRDPTRGGVAASLNEIARDSSAAAGRPVGIELDESALPVPAPVAAACEILGLDVLHVANEGCLLAFVRPDRAADALAALRSAPGGAGAGAARIGRVTDAGRVVLHTLLGSRRTVEMPTGEQLPRIC
- the hypD gene encoding hydrogenase formation protein HypD produces the protein MKYLDEYRDPRLARRLLAELTATATRPWRIMEVCGGQTHTLVRQGIDDLLPAGIRMIHGPGCPVCVTPLEVLDRAHAIAARPGTVLTSFGDMLRVPGSHTDLLALRARGADVRPVYSPMDAVRIAAAEPDRQVVFLAVGFETTAPANALAVQLAGRLGLENFSVLVSHVLVPPAMTALLQDPDCEVQGFLAAGHVCAVMGWRAYEPIAARYRVPITVTGFEPLDLLEGILMTVRQLEEGRAEVENQYTRAVRRDGNTAAQRAVAEVFRVADRPWRGLGPIPASGLVLAPAYARFDAAERFQATETATREDPECIAGQILTGARVPTDCPAYGTRCTPRSPLGAPMVSGEGTCAAYHAAGKERTSR
- a CDS encoding Ni/Fe hydrogenase subunit alpha; the protein is MTHRSERLLGVSALARVEGEGAMRVTVRDGRVEDVRLSIYEPPRFFEAFLRGRAWTEPPDITARICGICPVAYQLTACAAIEDACGVAVHREEPGIAALRRLLYCGEWIESHTLHVYLLHAPDFLGLPDALTLARTERATVERGLRLKKAGNDLLETLGGRAIHPVNVRLGGFHRLPTGAELARLERQLTQARRDAEEALEWVGGFDFPELEIEHALLALSEPDRYAIDTGTPLAEPGGAFPVRDFERHVTEHQVAHSTALQADLDGRRHLCGPLARWNLNHRRLPAAVQAAAAGAGLGGRCTNPFRSIVVRAAEVLWAVDESLRIIADYRPPSRPHLEVPPRAGIGYAATEAPRGTLYHRYELDAEGGVRSAVIVPPTAQNQRAVESDLRDFVQARLDLDDAELTRQCEQAIRNYDPCISCAAHFLDLTVDRG
- a CDS encoding NADH-quinone oxidoreductase subunit B family protein; the protein is MTTSTPVTAPRPEPDAGHRAPRLAVWKFSSCDGCQLTLLDAEDELLPLAGRVEIAYFLEASRHQEPGPYDLSLVEGSIATPEDEERIRRVRADSRYLVVIGACATAGGIQALRNLADVKEYARTVYARPDYIRTLDRSRPVSDYVPVDFELRGCPIDKGQLLEVVCAFLAGRRPDIPDQSVCFACKARGTVCVTTAHGIPCLGPVTHAGCGAICPAYGRGCYGCFGPVTGARTDALLPLLRRDGLGEREIVRFYRTFNAEAPAFAAAARRAGGQDEAGERDRAGERDRAGEEDSASEHEESEGEGGAA
- the hypF gene encoding carbamoyltransferase HypF; amino-acid sequence: MTNRRPPSREVSREERAVRLVEVFGTVQGVGYRPFVHRLATELGLDGWVRNEDGHLVGLVAGPPEAVRRFADGLRSQAPPLARVDRVHCTEPARAGSRSGGRFPMPSTAGAGFSVLPSVPRAARPQPGGAPALREIPPDTATCPDCLRELLDPADRRYRYPFVNCTACGPRATIIDDLPYDRARTAMHGFPLCDACAAEYADPADRRFHAEPVACPACGPRLEWRAEGGPFAPAGRAYREAALAAAEDAIAAGAIVALKGLGGYQLVCDAGRPAAVRRLRALKHRPAKPFAVMVRDLDAASALSALLPPEARTLLASPARPIVLVPRRPGTALAAGVHPGVSRVGLFLPATPLHHLLLRDLARPLVVTSGNRADEPIAIDDQDALERLSGIADGFLGHDRPIRARYDDSVVQLAAGAPAVLRRARGYAPAPLPLPVPAAEPVLAMGAQLKHTFAVAHGPAAVLSPHLGDLADEDTREAFRLTRRRLGALLGCPPPRIAAHDLHPGYTSTSIAVAGRPASARVPVQHHHAHLAACAAEHGLTGRFIGVAYDGLGYGDDGTLWGGEILLADLGGYRRLGRFARAPLPGGESAVRRPGRTALGHLLGLEPLGGPALLPEALAEAGARLLDGGSGPALMRMIRRGVNCPQASSAGRLFDTAAALLGLAGETVGYEGEAAIAVEEAARSQPASVAALPWRLSRTGLAPDGRPDGLWVYDPAPTLAALLDGVATGRPAGPLAAAFHSALVEATCALVGEAVRETGLDTVCLSGGCFANGRLLQGVSDSLAREGLRVLSPRQVPCGDGGISYGQAAVAAARMKG
- a CDS encoding HypC/HybG/HupF family hydrogenase formation chaperone is translated as MTAMCLGVPGLITEIHQEAGLPVGTVDFGGLRRSACLSCTPEAAVGDYVIVHVGFAITMVDEAEARRTLEVLRAIDATDGSLRTELGEAAEPPAEPPAEPPREPRDLADAGGDAA